The genomic DNA TAGAACCGGGGACATCACATGCCCTGCACATATTTCCTCCATACCTTGGCGCGAGATCGCAGCTCACTTGCGTGACGGCTGAGTCAGACACGGCGCGCCGTGACCGTTGTCACAACGTATCGAAATCTCCAACCATGCGCAACCAATAGTCGATAAATGGGCGCGCAAGCGCTATGCGCAGGATCCGGAGGAGGGCCCTGTGGCGTGTCAGCGGCGCCGACAAGCCGGGCTTGCACGATTCGTCAGTGCTGGTGAAGGACGGCGACGTCGGCTGCAGGGGAAGATCTGGGGGGCGAAGGTGGGAAGGGGTGTCGGGTGACGTTGTGACGCCCCGGCGCACGACCGAAAGCTAGGGCAAGGAGCCATCAGTGACGATCGCAGCGTCAACGTGACTCGCTGCGGCGTGGCGGTGGTGCAAATGATCAGGTAGTTACTGTAGTAACAGCTGATGCTGTGTCGACAGAATCGATTAGGGGGACACGCGCACAAGCGTGCCGGCTACATGTCGGGCACGTCTGCCGATGGCAGCTGATCACCATGAGTGACTCCGGACTGCCATGACGACAGCGTATCGACTGGCTGTGTCTTTCGTACACTATGTGCTCCTCGGCTGTCTGAATACCGGCGCCGTCGGCACCGAAACCGGTTGAACGGCCGCACGGCTTTCCAGGGGCTGACCGAGCAGCTCCGCCGCGCGTAGCGCCATGAAATGCCACGTGGGGCCAGACGCCGGACCCACCGGCCGGGCTTCAATCCTGGCGATGGTCACCCGACGACCATTTACGGTTCTGGCGTGTGCGGCGATGCGCGCCGACCCACACCCTCTTCGTGAGCGATGACCACGTCGACCCCGCGCCCGAGTGCAAGCGCCGTGGAAGGCGACGCTGCCCGGCAAGGGAGCTTGCGGGGAGGTTTCTGCTGAGCAACCTCTCTGCCGAGGTCTCCGACCGTCAAGGCTCGATGGTTGTGCGCGCGCTCTCACCGTCGCTTCGTACGGTTACGGCGGTGCGGTCCGATCGGTACAACTCATGGGAGTACTCGAAGGGCCGCCCGCTATCGAGTTCGGTTGTTCGAGTGATGGATATCAGGGGTGCTCCCACTGACACCTGAAGAAGTCCCGCGACCTCACGGCTCGCAGCAGCTGCTGCGATCGTTTCGATCGCTACTCCGCGATCGACGTCGTATCGGGTTTCCAGGATGTCGTACAGCGATCCTCCCAGCGACTGTTCGAGTAGACCGGGGAAGAGGTCACAGGGAAAATGGGCCCGCTCGAGTACCAATGGTAATCCGTCGGCAAGACGGAGCCGCTCGATATGGAAAATCCACGTGTCCGCGTCCAGTGCGAGCTGCTTTGCGGATTCGTCGTCTGGGGGTCCAGCATGCGTCCCCAGAACTGTCGTACCGGTTTCGACTCCCTGAGCCTTCAGATACCGGGGTAGCCCGACGACAGGGGTTGAACGAACCAATTTTTTCGGAGCGACGAAAACTCCCCCATTTCGCCCGTGAGTTCGAAGGATCTCCTCCTGGTGCTCGAGGTGTTCGAGCGCCCTGCGGATGGCCCATCTGCTCACGCCGAGCGTCTGCGCGATCTCCCGCTCGGCACCGATGCGGGCGCCCGGCCGCAAACCACGATCCGCGATGAAGGAACGTATGATCGTGGCGAGATCGTTGGCTGATCCCTGACGCGGAATCGGTAGAAGGACTTCATCATACGTGTCGCGCATAAGGTGCTCCCCCGGCCGAATCCAGTATTGTTCGTGTGATTGATTGAGTTTGTTGGTTTGACACGGGCGTGGTTCTCCTCGCTTCGAGGCCACGCGGCGCGGTCGCGCCCTGCGCCGCCCGGGCCATGGCGAGCCGGCCAGCCTACGAGGGGACCTGGTTCGCCGGCGAGGCGATTCGAGGTATCGACGCGCGCCTGTCAATGGCAGGACTGCCCCGAGCAGGCGCGTGCCGACACATACCCGCAGCCCGTGTCTCTCGACATAGGCGTGGTGTGACTCGGCCAAATGGGCTTAGCTCTCTGGCGCAAACCGTCCGCGTGAGCTGGCCGCACTCATGATCCGACGAAGGGAATCGAGGCGACTATGAGGAAAGCGATTCACAGGCCCGGGCGATACGGTCTTGGCGTTCGTGCCGAGCGGACATCGCTTCCTCCAGCGAGACGGCGCGAAAGCGAACTCGGCCGTGAGTGGGCGCCTGTCCCAGCACGTCGAGGTCGGCCGTGATGACAGTGCCCACTGTGCAATATCCGCCGGCCGTCACGGCATCACGCGCCAGCACAATCGGCTCGGTCCCGCTCGGGATCTGAATCGCCCCGATCGGATATCCCGCGTCGACGACGTTGGAAGGGTCACTTCCGGCGCCAAACGGTTGTTCGCGATGGACGAACTCCAAGGCCGAGCTGTTTTTGCAACTCAGTCGAATCCCCGTGCGATCCGCGTTGGGGGTGACCGCCCATTCGCGTTCTTCGAAGTCCCGCCGTCCTTCTTCGGTCAGTCGGTAGTTGAAGAGTCCGGGCACGTAGCGCAACGCAACGTCCTTCGCTCGCTGAGGGACGTGTTCGGCTGAGAGTTTCCGTACCGCGTGGAAGCCGGCATGTTCCGGCAGAAGGTGGAGGAGGTCGCCCGCGTGGAGCTTGCGGCCGTCGAATCCTCCGAAGCCGGAGTTGACGTGAGTCGAGCGGCTACCGAGAAATTCTGTAACGTCGAATCCACCAGCGACGGCGATATACCCGCGGACACCTGTCTGAAGGAAGCCGAATGAGAGCACCTCTCCCGGCTGTACGTGATGCGATCGCCATGGCTCTACGGGATTGCCGTTGAGAAAGATCGGGATCTCGCCACCCGTGATCGCGACCGTTGCCGGAGCGGAGAATGACAGCTTCGGCCCCATGAAGGTGAACTCGAGGACCGCCGACCCAGGACGATTGTCGACTAGAGCATTCGCAAGGGTGTAGGACTCCATGTCCATTGCACCGGATGGCGGGATCCCCCGCCGATAATGACCGGGTCGTCCCGCGTCTTGGACGGTTGTCATGAAGCCTGGTTCTTCCACGACGATCATTTGTATAGCACCTCGATCAGGTTCCGATTGTATTCGTCCGGGTCGGCGATGAGCTCCGCCGGCTCGAAACGAATGCGCTTTATCAGGTACCGGTAGGTCCCGTTACTCACCGCGCGACCGATCTCGTCATATTCGTCACGTGCGATTGGCCGGTAGTTGCAGATGGTTCCGAGCTGTACCAACTCTGTTCGATCACGAAAGTCGGGTAGTCGCTGAGCTGGATCGTAAACCGGAGCCGCTGCCCGGCCGAAGATTGGGTATCCGCCGACGCTCGGGGTTGGATAGATCGCGGGAAACGCTCCACCGAGTGCGAAGGCCCGATCAGGTGTCTCCGTTCGTGGCCGCAGATATTTCGGTCCCTGCAACTGACGCTTCTTAGGCACCATCTGATACGACCACACGATACCCGGCACAAACCCTGTCATCGACGCCAAAGAAGGTGTACTGGTGAGACTGTCGATGAAACCTTCCGTGTCCGCGAAGCCGTTGACGCGCGAGAGATACTCGAGGTCGGTCGAGTCGGGATCTTGAACGCGATCCCGGAACTTCATGAGCACTTCGTGCGTCCACGGATCGTTAAACAGCACCGGTATATCGACGATGCGGGTGTCGAAGGAGGCGAAACCTTTCGCGCGGGACCGTGCCTCGGCCTTCTTGAGATCGTTCACCAATACCGTGTACGAGATCACATCTGGGTCGTACCTGACGAGATAGGAAACATTGGCCGGACATACATCGAGAACTCCGTCGATACCACTGGACTCGACGTCCGTGACCACCCGCTGGACAAGAAGGTTTGTTTCCAGGCTCATCTCTTCGTCGAACTCGACGAGGACGAATTCCTCAGCACCGGCTGAGTAGCGCGTCTCGAACAGGGTAGAGGTAGAGGAAAATTCGGACATAATCGGTCAGACCGTCTTGCGCTGAGACGGCCGTGAAATCACGGGGGTAATCGGGAACATCGAAACCGGCTGCGTCCGGGACAGGCGAGGTTCTCGAATGTGTGCGACGAACCCTTTCCGGACGACGTCGGAAGGTTCGGCGTGGTGGGGGTGGCGCATTTTTCCTCCGAGGTGTGACTTACTCCGGAGCCGGCGTTGATTATGGTGCGGCTCACAGCGGACCGTATCCAGTCCGACGCTACGTCCATTGTCCGACCAGTGCAAGGAGCATGGGTCATTTTGGCGATTAAAAGGTTGTTACACGAGTCGGCGGGCCCGGCGATGGCGTGAGCTCCGGGCCGCTCGATGCACCTGTTCTGCGCGGAATATCTGCATGAAGCAGGGTCTTTTGAACGGTGTATCGGATTGCTCCACGCCCCGGCGCGGCGGACTCGATGCGAGTGTGTCGGCGGCGCAACCACAAACGGACCACAAACTATTGTCCTGCGGTCTTCGCACCCTGCATTGACAATGCGCGGTGCTCGGAGGAGGCCCCGCCCAGTAGACCGGAGCATGGCCTCGTGCGACTCCACCACTCGGGCGTATCGGGCCAGTCGCACTTTAGGTGTGGAGACCCGAGAGGACGATCGTCATGCCAGCGGCCGCCAATACGAACACACCGAACGCTACGACGAGCAAGAGAATCCAATCGTAGCGATTCATCGCGTATGCCTCCCTGCCGACCGACTGTCGCACCGCGCGTCTGCCTCAGTCCGGTGAAGCACGTATGAGGCTGGCTGGAGTCGGTCGGGGAGGCTCTGCGGGCGGGGCTGCATCCGGCGATACCGGATGCGGGACAGAATTTGCCGATACTGGACAGGATGAGTCGCCACGTCGTCGAGCGCGCGATCGATGACAGGGTCGTTCCGTGTGGATCGGTGTGTGCTGTAGGCGAACTTCGCTGCCGAATACACAGGACACACGTGAGTGATCTTTCGGGTTCCCCACGCAGTTGGCTCTTCCAGCCGCAGATTCTTGTCCGCCGTCACTGGTGCACTCGCCTTGTCTTGGTTCGGCACAGTGGAAGTACTTTCGTCCCGCACCTTTGCGGCACCCCCGATCCAGGAACCGGTTGTTTCGTAATGGACGACGACGCTGAACCAGTCCTCGTCATCTCTGCGCCTCACTTCTCGTCACTACTGCCATTGCAATGTGGACTCGTCTGAACTTGGTCTGCGCCGTTGTCAACCCAGATCCTATTGAGCTGTTGAATACAGTGTCAGCGTTCACTTCTCAATCTGCTGCCGGGCGATGGGAATCATCTCCAGACTCGCGACCTCCGCAGACGACCGCCGCGGCCAACGACTACGAGAACGTTCACGCACGACCACAGTGCAGGTCTGGGCGTCGGCATGGGGTCGGTGCTCCGACTCGGAGGAAAAGTCCGCGTAATGCACACGTACTGGCGACCGTGCCGGTTTCAGTGTGAACACACGAGGCTTGGTCGTCCCGAGTGCGTGGTGAAGATGACTCTGTTGTCGTGCCAGACGAGCGATTCGGGATGCCACCGCGGGCGGCTGCGGTTGCCGCGGGGGCGCTGACCCGGATCGATCGGCTCGGTCTCGAAGTCACTCGCGCTTCCGCGGACTCGGTACGCGGAAGCGCCGAACCGCACCGCGCCGTCCTGTTGCGCCGGAAGGTTCGACGCCGATTCCCCCGGTCACAGGATTGGCCGCGGCTTCTGTGTTCAGCCGCGAGCTGCGGCCTGGCCGGAGGGGCCTTTTCGCTGTCGGCGACGATCGCAGGGACGTGGGTGTGGACTGGTAGTCGTGGCCCGGTGCAGTAGCGCCTCCGGCACCGTCACATCGTCGACGCCGCGGCGGTCTTCTTGCCCGATTGATCGAACGCAGGACGCCGCGAAGAGGGCAGTAGGGAGCGCGGTGGAGCGAGCGGTACATCATCGCGGATTGCGGCGGTCCCGGTTCAGGACCGCCGCAATCCGCTTCTCCGTGTCGTTCGGTCAGGCGACGGAGTCGGTGGAGTCAGTGACGTCTTCATTTCCATGTATCACGTATGCAACGTTGCCATCGGTGTCGAAGATCGGTGCGTTGAGTGCCCGAAACCATCGTTCCTCGTATCCGCCTCCCTGCTCCTCGGGACGCGCGATGGGGTAACGCACTGCTCCGGGCAGCCATTCCGCTTTCCCAGTCTGCCGGGCTTGCTCGATTCCGTATTTCAGCGCCTGCGTTCCCTTTGCTTCGGGGTCATTCGGGTTGTCGGGGAATGCCTCGAAGATGTTCTGACCGATGAGTGCGTCTCGGGTCCGCATGGCCATGGCCAGGTATCCGTTCGTGGCTGCGACAATCCGGTAGTCATTGTCCACCACGACGTAGTTGACCGGTGCCTGTTCGAAGATCGCCTGGAAGTCGGGAGTGTGGGGTGTCATAGTAGATCCTTTCTTTTTTCAACGCGGATGAAGGTGGGGTCAGACGGCGACAAGGGCTGCGAACCCAATTAATAACGCCGGCACAGTAGTTAGTACGGTTGAGATGATCGCTGACCGCCGATGAACGGCGAATAGCGGGAGCAGCCCGGCGCCGTCGTGACTGATCAGATAGGCCAGCAATGCTGGCAGAGGTAGACCACCGGATAGGAAGAGACCGGCCACCACGACTTCCAGGCCGCAGGAGGGGAGAAGGCCGACGAGCGAGGCGACGATCACACCGAGAGCACCATGGAATGGAAGGACCGCAGGATCGAACCCGGTGACCTCGGTTACGGCTGCAGACACCAAGGTAACCAGACCCACCAAGACGATCATGAAGGACGCGCTGTACGCGGTGTGACGGAGCTGAACGAGTCGGGAAGACGCGTCGACGCAGTCACAGTCATGTTGGTGGCTGCGTCCACGCAGGAAAACTGCGCAGGCAACCGCGAATCCCACGAGACCCACCGCCATATACGAGTTCATGCCGAAGATTGTCGGAAACGCTTCCTCATCGATCAGATTGAACTCCACAGGGATTGCGAGCACGAATCCCACAGCGATAACGGACCAGAAGGCGATCAGGAAGCCATCGGGCCGGCCGGTCTCGGATTCCCCCGACCGAAGACCAGGCTCGACGCAACACGGCTCGGTTGTCTTCCACCAGCTTCGGACTGGACCGGATACCGGTGGCGATGGAGGGGGAGCCGACATCGTTGGTCGTCGAGAGAGGAGTTGGAGGCTGTTGCTCGATTGCGCAGTATCGCGGGGACGGAGGGTCGTCACGACGGTGGTCAGTCCCCGCCGTGACACGTCGGTCGACAACTGTCGAGCTCGGGGTTCGATCCGTGCCCAGTCGACAAGACTGCCGCCCAGGGCGCCCACCACGAAAAACAGCGCTTTGAGTTCGAGCGCGAGCATCGGGTCAGCGGCCAGTAGAAGCCATGCCGAATCACCCATCGTGGCAAGCAGCGCGGCGATCACCGTTCCGTATGTCACTCGGCGTTGACCGTAGAGGGTGACAGTGGCGATGACTCCGCTGCATCCCGGGGGCAGCGACAAGGTCGCGGCGAGCAGAGGTCCACATTTCGGGTAGTGGAGCAACCATCCGTCCCATCGCGCTCCCCAGCGACCGCGGGCCCAGCCCATGACCGCAAGCATGAAAGCGACGAGAACGCCGATACCGAGAAAGGCATCTACAAGAGGATCTCCGAGTGTCTCTAGCAGATCACCCATTGGAGCAACGCTCTTCAAGATCGTTGACGACCGAGGGAAGAGGATCCCGGCCCGCAGTGTTCCTCAATGAGTCGGCGTCGAAGGCGAACCACGTCGGATCGGTGAGGTAGCGCTGAGCGAGCGATGCCGTTTCGGCGGCGAGGTGGGGTCCGAGTGTTCGAGCGGGCTCCGATTCGGGGTGGGTGCCGATCCATGCGGTGATCATTAGGCGGCGGAGCATGATGAAAGTGGGAATTTCGGCAATTGCGGCATCATCGAGTTGACCGATGCTCAGGTAGCCGCGCAGCCACGTCTCCACGGTGGTACGGGCGGACGGGCTGGCCTCGTTCCAGGTGATCACTGCGGCGAGGTCGGTCAGGAACCAGGACCATCCACAATCGTCGAAGTCGATGACGATGATCTCTCCGTCACGGACAATGAGGTTGGACATCCGAAGGTCGGAGTGCACCAGTCCGAACCGGTCCGCTCCGGTACCGAACCGGAGAAGCCGCTCTCTGACGGAACGTTCGGCAGTCTCGATCACCTCACGGTCTGATTGAGTCAGATTTGGTGCGTGACGCCAGTCTCCCCACCGACCGGTCTCTCCGAGCATCGAGTCGAGATCCCAGCGGAAGCGGACGAACTTTGCCGGAGGCGTCCATGCCTGCACATGCTGGTGCAACGACGCGGTGACGGCACCGAGATCGCTGAAGCTGATACCCGAAGCCGCATCTTCCGCGCTGATGCCCGGGATGAACTCGAAGACATCCACCAGTCGAGTCTCACCTGCGTGTTCAATCGCGACCACGCTGTTGCCATCGCCGGCGAGTCTGACCGCTGGAGTCCGGATGGACGAGTCCGAGCGCACGCTCTCCATCCACGCGAGCTCCGACTCCACCTCGGCGAGGCTGTTGTAGCCCGGCCGGTGGACGCGCACCACGGAACGCTCTCCGTCGAGTTCAGCCAGGTAGGTCGCGTTTTCCGAGTAGCTGAGCAACGTCAGGGATGCCCGTTCCAACCCATATTTTGGAAGCGACGCGCGGGCAAATGGTTCGTAATCGGCAGCCGTCTCCGACATCTGTATATCTCCTCGAACGCAGAAGGCAGCCAGTTACTGCCAAGCAAGGGGTGAGTGACATCTGGTGATGCCCGTCACACTATTACAACATATGGCAACCATAAGCAAACCACAACCCCATCCGAAGGCAACCATAATGCGGATTAATCGGCAGGCTGCTCGTCGCTACAACCTGGTGGAGAGAAGGTTGTAGTTCCCTCGTCGCGGGCGCTGAACTGGCGGTTTCCGAGTCACGGCGGTGCGACCGCCGGTGCTGACGGGAACGAGGGCCCAGCAACCAATGGCGGCGTGGTCCTTGACACACTTGAGCAAACGTGAGACTGTGAAGCCAACCTTTTACGACCATTTACCGATGGGGTCGGCGCCTCAGTGTGTTTCAGTCAGCACGATCGCTTGGCGGCGCCTTGGCTTCCCGAAGTCCCCTATCAAGAGAGGCCGATGTTCACGTGAGAACACCAGAATTCGACCGCTCGCCGGAGCTCGACACCGTGCTCGACCGGGCGCAAGTTGCGGCGACAGCGTTCGAGGCCTACGACCGATCTCAGGTCGACCGCATCGTGCGGGCGGTTGCGAACGTTGCACTCCAGAACGCTCGACAGCTCGCCGAGAAGGCTGCGGACGAGACCGGGTTCGGTGTGGCCGAAGACAAAGTAGCGAAGAACGAAGCAGTCTCGTCCGGCTTCGTGCGTGAATACGGCGACCTGGATTTTGTCAGTCACCGTGCTGACAACGAAAAGAAACTGCTGCTCAGTCCCAAGCCGGCGGGAGTGATCTTCGCGGTCACACCCTCCACGAGCCCGGTCGCCAACCTGTACTTCAAGGTTCTTTCGTCGCTGTTGACCAGAAACGCCGTCGTCATCAGCCCCCATCCAGCCGCCGTGCAGACGAGCCTCGAGGCCGCCCAGCTCCTCAGTCGCGCCGCCACCGAGGCGGGCGCACCGGAGGGAGCAATCCAGATCCTGAACAAGCCATCGGTTCCACTGATCGAAGCAGCGATGGGTGACGCGCGAGTGAACCTGATCCTCGCAACAGGAGGCTCGGCGGTCGTCCGAGCCGCATACCGATCCGGAACGCCCGCGATCGGAGTGGGCCCCGGCAACGCTGCCGTGGTGGTCGATGAAACAGCAGACCTGGAGCGAGCGGCGGATCAGATCTCAGCGTCGAAGGCATTCGACAATTCAGTCCTCTGCACGGCGGAGTCGGTCCTCATCATGGTCGAGTCGATCGCCTCTCGAATGAATGAGTTGTTGGTCCGGCGGGGTGCACATCTGTGCCGGCCCGATGAGACGCGACGGCTCCGCAACTACATGTACCCCAAAGGTAAATTCAACACCGAGGTCGTAGGAAGGCCCGCGCGCGAGATCGCGAAAAAAGCCGGGATCACCGTTGCGGAGGGCACCCAACTATTGCTGGCTCCGATCGACAGCATCCGTGATGACGAGCCGCTCACCCATGAGAAGTTGAGCCCCGTACTGGCCGTGATGACGGTTTCAAACTTCGACCAGGCATTGGCGGCGGCTGCCTCCCTCGTCGACATCGTCGGTGTCGGCCATTCGGCGGTCATCCACAGCGAGGACCCGCAGCACGTACTCGACTATTCCCACCGTCTCCCGGTTCACCGAGTTGCAGTGAACATCGGCGGAAGCCTGGGCAACGCGGGCATCGGCACCGGACTTCCACTCACGATGTCGATCGGGACAGGTTTCGCCGGAGGAAGCTCGCTCGGGGAAAATCTGGCGCCCGAACACCTGGTGCAGTGGAAGCGTGCGGCATATCCGGTGGGCGCCGTCTTCCCTCAGTTCGCGTCTCTGCAACCCACCCGAGGCGACCGGTCCGGTGTGTCTGGGGTTGGGTTGGGTGATGGTGCGGTGCGTGAGGAGTTGCGTCGTCTGATTGTCGAAGAGCTGCGCGGGCTGATTGGGCAGAATCATGGCTGATCTGCGGTCGTTCATTTTCATCGACAAGTTGCAGCCTCAGACGATGTGTTATCTGGGCACCTTTGTTCGCGGTAGTTTGCCGCGGACGAATATGTCGGCGCAGGTGATCGAGATCGCTCCGGGGCTGGATATCGAGCCGTTGACGGATGTTGCTCTGAAGCATGCGCAGGTCAGGGCTGGCATGTTGGTGGTGGAGCGGCAGTTCGGGTACCTCGAGATTCATTCGCGTTCGGCGGATGCTGTGCGGTTGGCGGCTGATGCGGTCCTCGATGCGTTGGGTGCTTCGGAGACCGAGGCGCGTCCACCGGAGGTGATCGCGTCGAAGATCATTTCCAATGTCGATGACGAGCATGCTTTTTTGGTCAACCGCAACAAGTCCGGGTCGATGCTGCTGCCCGGTGATTCGTTGTTCGTGATGGAGATGCAGCCGGCGTCGTACGCGATCCTGGCGACGAACGAAGCCGAGAAGGCCAGTCCGATCAAGGTCGTCGACTATCGCATGATGGGCGCCTCCGGGCGTGTCTATCTGGCCGGCGACGAGGACGCGGTACGGACCGCGGCTGATGCCGCCGGGGCAGCGTTGGAGATGCGGCGATGACATCGGCACCCGCGCTCGGGCTGCGCGCTCTGGTGCGTGAGCTGATCAGCGAGATCATTCCCCAGCTGAACCTCCTGACTCGGCCCCAGCGGGTGGTGATCACCGACGACGAGCAGCTCAACGGCTTCGTCCGCCGGGTCGTCACGACACTCGATGACCCGGTCACCGGGCCGTTGCTGCGTTCCGGGCAGCTTTGTTTCCAGCTCGACACCGCAGGCAACGGTGCGGCGGCCGTTTCGTCGCCCACAGCACCTGCCGCCGAGGGGCAGGCGACCGACAGCATCGAGATCGACAAGGGGGTGTTGACCGAGCGCATCGTTGCCCGTGCCATCACCGAGCGGGCTCGGCTCGTTCTCGGCCGGACGGTGGTCATCACTCCGCTTGCCCGCGAACAGATCCGGAAATCGTCGGTCGAGGTGGTGCGGCGACCATGATCAAAGCGACTGTCCTCGGCCCTGTATGGGCGACCAAGCGGCTCGACGGCTTTCCGTCCGGAGCGCTGCTCGAGGTGCAGCGAGATGAGACCGCCGAGCGTTACGTGGCCTTGGACCATCTCGGAAGCGGCCCGGGTGATCACGTGTTGGTCGCCCTCGGCAGCGCTGTAGCACACCACCTCCCCGGCAGCACCCCGGCCGATGCGCTCATCATCGGAGTCATCGACCCCCCCGCGCCTTCAGCAACACCCAACCCACAATGAAAGGTTCTTCCCATGAGTGATGCAATCGGCATGATCGAAACCCGCGGCTACGTCGCTTCCCTTGCGGCCGCCGACGCCATGGTCAAAGCGGCCAACGTCACCCTGATCGGTCGCGCAGAGGTCGGTGACGGACTCGTCGCCGTCATCATCAACGGCGACGTCGGTGCCGTGAAGGCAGCCACCGAGGCAGGCTCGGAAACCGCCGCCACCATTGGTGAGCTCGTCTCCGTCCACGTCATCCCCCGACCCCACGCCGACCTCGGCAAGCACTTCACCGTCAACGGAAACCAGTAATGTCGACACCAACTACTACGAAGCAGGCCGCCGCAACGAAGCGAAGCTCGGCCTCGTCCGCCGCACCCGATTCAGGCACACCGTCGACTGAACTGCGCGTCTACCTTCGAATCGAAGGACTCCAGCGCCAGTTTGCGGCCACGATGGCGACACCGACCCGGGCCCGCGGCTACCCGCCGAAAGCGGGCGATCATTCGCTCATCGTCGAAGTTGCGCCTGCGTTGGCGATCCAGCGGGTGATCGACGCGGCGTTGAAAGCGACTCCCGAGGTCGAGCCGGGCCTTCTCTACGTGGAACGGCAATACGGCATCCTGGAGGTTCACAGCCCCAGCGCCGACGTCGTGGAACAGGCCGGGCAGGCGATCCTGAAGACCCTGAACGCGAAGGCGGAGGATCAACTCAAACCGAAAATCCTCTACAGCGACATCATCGAGGAAATCGGCGACCAGCACGCCGTCATCCTCAACCGCACCCGGGACGCGTCGATGCTGATGCCGGGTTCCGCTCTGCTGGTGTATGAGATGGCCCCGGCGCTATTCGCTGCCGTAGCAGCCAACAGTGCCGAACGGGTAGCCCCGAACCTGACACTGGTGGACGTGCAAATGATCGGTGCAGCAGGACGTCTGTTCATCTCGGGTGATCTGAAGAGTGTCACCATCGCGCGCGAGGAGATCACGAGAGTTCTCGAGGCGGTGATTGGACGATGACCTCACGCTCAGCCGTCCGACCAATACCCGAGGGTACGAGCGTCTCACGACCGCCGTCGCCGCAGTCCCAACTGTGAAAGAAGACGATCCCATGCAGCAAGATTCGATCGCCAAGCCGAAACTGACCGAGATTGTCGCGTTGAACACTCTCAACGCCGACAAACTTTCCTCGCTTGACAGCCAAACACGTGAGCTGGTTGAGCGTCGCCAGCGTGTCATGGGGCCCGCATACCGGTTGTCCTACGAGGAGCCGTTCCAACCGATTCGTGCACAAGGCACGAAAATCATCGATGTTTACGGCCACGAATACCTCGATGCGTACAACAACGTTGCCAGCGTCGGTCACAACCATCCGCATGTCGTCGATGCTGTCTGCCGACAGCTTCGCCTGATGAACACGAACACCCGGTACCTG from Rhodococcus jostii RHA1 includes the following:
- a CDS encoding putative manganese transporter produces the protein MGDLLETLGDPLVDAFLGIGVLVAFMLAVMGWARGRWGARWDGWLLHYPKCGPLLAATLSLPPGCSGVIATVTLYGQRRVTYGTVIAALLATMGDSAWLLLAADPMLALELKALFFVVGALGGSLVDWARIEPRARQLSTDVSRRGLTTVVTTLRPRDTAQSSNSLQLLSRRPTMSAPPPSPPVSGPVRSWWKTTEPCCVEPGLRSGESETGRPDGFLIAFWSVIAVGFVLAIPVEFNLIDEEAFPTIFGMNSYMAVGLVGFAVACAVFLRGRSHQHDCDCVDASSRLVQLRHTAYSASFMIVLVGLVTLVSAAVTEVTGFDPAVLPFHGALGVIVASLVGLLPSCGLEVVVAGLFLSGGLPLPALLAYLISHDGAGLLPLFAVHRRSAIISTVLTTVPALLIGFAALVAV
- a CDS encoding aldehyde dehydrogenase family protein produces the protein MLDRAQVAATAFEAYDRSQVDRIVRAVANVALQNARQLAEKAADETGFGVAEDKVAKNEAVSSGFVREYGDLDFVSHRADNEKKLLLSPKPAGVIFAVTPSTSPVANLYFKVLSSLLTRNAVVISPHPAAVQTSLEAAQLLSRAATEAGAPEGAIQILNKPSVPLIEAAMGDARVNLILATGGSAVVRAAYRSGTPAIGVGPGNAAVVVDETADLERAADQISASKAFDNSVLCTAESVLIMVESIASRMNELLVRRGAHLCRPDETRRLRNYMYPKGKFNTEVVGRPAREIAKKAGITVAEGTQLLLAPIDSIRDDEPLTHEKLSPVLAVMTVSNFDQALAAAASLVDIVGVGHSAVIHSEDPQHVLDYSHRLPVHRVAVNIGGSLGNAGIGTGLPLTMSIGTGFAGGSSLGENLAPEHLVQWKRAAYPVGAVFPQFASLQPTRGDRSGVSGVGLGDGAVREELRRLIVEELRGLIGQNHG
- a CDS encoding GntR family transcriptional regulator; translated protein: MRDTYDEVLLPIPRQGSANDLATIIRSFIADRGLRPGARIGAEREIAQTLGVSRWAIRRALEHLEHQEEILRTHGRNGGVFVAPKKLVRSTPVVGLPRYLKAQGVETGTTVLGTHAGPPDDESAKQLALDADTWIFHIERLRLADGLPLVLERAHFPCDLFPGLLEQSLGGSLYDILETRYDVDRGVAIETIAAAAASREVAGLLQVSVGAPLISITRTTELDSGRPFEYSHELYRSDRTAVTVRSDGESARTTIEP
- a CDS encoding phosphotransferase enzyme family protein: MSETAADYEPFARASLPKYGLERASLTLLSYSENATYLAELDGERSVVRVHRPGYNSLAEVESELAWMESVRSDSSIRTPAVRLAGDGNSVVAIEHAGETRLVDVFEFIPGISAEDAASGISFSDLGAVTASLHQHVQAWTPPAKFVRFRWDLDSMLGETGRWGDWRHAPNLTQSDREVIETAERSVRERLLRFGTGADRFGLVHSDLRMSNLIVRDGEIIVIDFDDCGWSWFLTDLAAVITWNEASPSARTTVETWLRGYLSIGQLDDAAIAEIPTFIMLRRLMITAWIGTHPESEPARTLGPHLAAETASLAQRYLTDPTWFAFDADSLRNTAGRDPLPSVVNDLEERCSNG
- a CDS encoding biotin-dependent carboxyltransferase family protein; translation: MIVVEEPGFMTTVQDAGRPGHYRRGIPPSGAMDMESYTLANALVDNRPGSAVLEFTFMGPKLSFSAPATVAITGGEIPIFLNGNPVEPWRSHHVQPGEVLSFGFLQTGVRGYIAVAGGFDVTEFLGSRSTHVNSGFGGFDGRKLHAGDLLHLLPEHAGFHAVRKLSAEHVPQRAKDVALRYVPGLFNYRLTEEGRRDFEEREWAVTPNADRTGIRLSCKNSSALEFVHREQPFGAGSDPSNVVDAGYPIGAIQIPSGTEPIVLARDAVTAGGYCTVGTVITADLDVLGQAPTHGRVRFRAVSLEEAMSARHERQDRIARACESLSS
- a CDS encoding PAS domain-containing protein, whose amino-acid sequence is MTPHTPDFQAIFEQAPVNYVVVDNDYRIVAATNGYLAMAMRTRDALIGQNIFEAFPDNPNDPEAKGTQALKYGIEQARQTGKAEWLPGAVRYPIARPEEQGGGYEERWFRALNAPIFDTDGNVAYVIHGNEDVTDSTDSVA
- a CDS encoding 5-oxoprolinase subunit B family protein — protein: MSEFSSTSTLFETRYSAGAEEFVLVEFDEEMSLETNLLVQRVVTDVESSGIDGVLDVCPANVSYLVRYDPDVISYTVLVNDLKKAEARSRAKGFASFDTRIVDIPVLFNDPWTHEVLMKFRDRVQDPDSTDLEYLSRVNGFADTEGFIDSLTSTPSLASMTGFVPGIVWSYQMVPKKRQLQGPKYLRPRTETPDRAFALGGAFPAIYPTPSVGGYPIFGRAAAPVYDPAQRLPDFRDRTELVQLGTICNYRPIARDEYDEIGRAVSNGTYRYLIKRIRFEPAELIADPDEYNRNLIEVLYK